A genome region from Flavobacterium sp. includes the following:
- a CDS encoding OmpH family outer membrane protein: MKNNTTAGLTIFNSLLIIALTLFITLKFIKNENKIVYINNIKVFENFNMTKELKKIGEKEFANRKSNLDSLYSKLQSSNVSSSDKKNLMQEFIQKKEELNQFNDYFGAEQSSKIWTRIKSYSTEFAKENNYQIILGSDDKGNVLFAGESIDITDNFLTYINKKYEGLK, from the coding sequence GTGAAAAACAATACCACAGCTGGATTAACAATATTTAACTCATTGTTAATTATAGCATTAACACTATTTATTACGTTAAAATTCATTAAAAACGAAAATAAAATTGTATATATAAATAATATTAAGGTATTCGAGAACTTTAATATGACGAAAGAATTAAAAAAAATTGGCGAAAAAGAATTCGCCAATAGAAAGTCAAATCTTGATTCTTTATATTCAAAACTACAATCTTCAAACGTATCAAGTTCTGATAAAAAGAACTTAATGCAGGAGTTCATTCAGAAAAAAGAAGAACTAAATCAATTCAATGATTATTTTGGAGCAGAACAGTCATCTAAAATATGGACAAGAATTAAAAGTTATTCAACTGAATTTGCAAAAGAAAACAATTATCAAATAATTTTAGGTTCTGATGACAAAGGAAATGTTTTGTTTGCAGGTGAATCTATTGATATTACCGATAATTTCCTTACCTATATAAACAAGAAGTATGAAGGACTTAAATAA
- a CDS encoding DUF4269 domain-containing protein — protein sequence MIDFTNIGYLKTGNVKQIRAYETLTQNNVLETLSEFDPILVGTIPINIDIENSDLDIICYWKNKAEFISKVSSSFRNKIGFEIREININYHESIVSNFKIDDFEIEIFGQNIPTKDQNGYRHMMIEYEILKSKDENFRLEIIKFKQNGYKTEPAFGELLGLKTNPYLELLNYKI from the coding sequence ATGATCGATTTTACCAATATTGGATATCTAAAAACCGGAAATGTAAAGCAAATTCGGGCTTATGAAACCTTAACTCAAAATAATGTTTTAGAAACTCTTTCTGAATTTGATCCTATTTTAGTTGGTACAATTCCGATTAATATTGATATTGAAAACAGTGATCTTGATATTATCTGTTATTGGAAAAATAAAGCTGAATTTATTTCCAAAGTTTCTTCTTCTTTCAGGAATAAAATTGGATTTGAAATTCGGGAAATTAATATTAATTATCATGAATCTATAGTCTCCAATTTTAAGATAGATGATTTTGAAATAGAAATCTTCGGACAAAATATTCCAACCAAAGATCAAAACGGATACAGACACATGATGATTGAATATGAAATTCTGAAATCAAAAGACGAAAATTTCCGTTTAGAAATTATAAAATTCAAACAAAATGGATACAAAACCGAACCCGCTTTTGGCGAATTATTAGGTTTAAAAACCAATCCGTATTTAGAATTATTGAATTATAAAATTTAA
- a CDS encoding glycosyltransferase family 39 protein — protein MNKKTLILIGFIILKFVLQYVLISPEYDLQRDEYLHLDQVNHLAWGYLSVPPVTSWFSYIILLLGNSVFWVKFFPALFGALTLLIVWKTIEFLKGNLYALVLGALCILFSALLRINMLYQPNSFDVLSWTLFYYILIQYFAAEKPKWLYIGAVVFAFGFLNKYNILFLLIGLLPAILISKQRKIFAEKQLYFALILGLLLILPNLLWQYNNHFPIVHHMKELAETQLVNVNRGDFLKEQILFFIGAFFVILSSFYALLFYKPFEKYKFFFASIVFTILVFMYFKAKDYYAIGLYPIYIAFGSVFLSDVLQNGWKRFLKPVFIVLPLLFFIPMYFLAFPNKSPEKIVAEKLETHRWEDGKEHDLSQDFADMLGWRELARKTDSVYALFPKSENTLVLCDNYGQAGAINYYTKKGIKAVSFNADYVNWFNLNLYYTNLIRVKEFEENSNEFKETRPFFQSAFKVDGITNKYAREFGTTIFVFTKAKVNINKRLEQEIKEEKNYED, from the coding sequence ATGAATAAAAAAACACTTATTTTAATTGGGTTTATCATTTTAAAATTTGTACTTCAATATGTTTTAATAAGTCCCGAATATGATTTACAGCGCGATGAATATTTACATCTCGATCAGGTAAATCATTTGGCCTGGGGTTATTTATCTGTTCCTCCTGTAACTTCTTGGTTTTCTTATATCATATTATTACTTGGAAATTCAGTATTTTGGGTAAAGTTCTTCCCGGCCCTTTTTGGAGCTTTGACACTTTTAATTGTCTGGAAAACTATCGAATTTTTAAAAGGAAACTTGTATGCTTTGGTTTTAGGCGCACTTTGTATTTTGTTTTCTGCATTATTAAGAATCAACATGTTGTATCAGCCCAATTCATTTGATGTTTTGTCCTGGACATTATTTTATTATATTTTGATCCAATATTTTGCTGCCGAAAAACCAAAATGGCTTTACATTGGAGCCGTTGTTTTTGCCTTCGGATTTTTAAATAAATACAATATTCTGTTTCTTTTAATTGGTCTTTTGCCTGCAATTTTAATTTCTAAACAAAGAAAAATATTTGCAGAGAAACAATTATACTTCGCCTTAATTTTAGGATTATTATTGATTTTACCAAATTTATTATGGCAGTACAATAATCATTTCCCGATTGTACATCATATGAAAGAATTGGCCGAAACACAATTGGTAAACGTAAATCGTGGTGATTTCTTAAAAGAGCAGATTTTATTTTTTATTGGTGCATTCTTCGTTATTCTTTCGTCTTTTTATGCTTTACTTTTTTATAAACCATTCGAAAAATATAAGTTCTTTTTTGCTTCGATAGTTTTTACAATACTGGTATTTATGTATTTCAAGGCAAAAGATTATTATGCTATTGGCTTATACCCAATTTACATTGCTTTTGGTTCGGTTTTTCTTTCGGATGTTTTGCAAAATGGATGGAAACGTTTTTTAAAACCTGTTTTTATTGTACTTCCATTATTATTTTTTATTCCGATGTATTTCTTAGCGTTTCCAAATAAAAGTCCAGAAAAAATAGTGGCAGAAAAACTGGAAACCCATCGTTGGGAAGACGGGAAAGAACATGATTTATCACAGGATTTTGCCGATATGCTGGGCTGGAGAGAACTTGCCAGAAAAACAGATTCGGTTTATGCTTTATTTCCAAAATCTGAAAACACTTTAGTGCTTTGTGACAATTATGGTCAGGCCGGAGCTATAAATTATTATACAAAAAAAGGAATTAAAGCCGTTTCTTTTAATGCCGATTATGTGAATTGGTTTAATCTGAATCTGTATTATACAAACTTAATTCGGGTGAAGGAATTTGAAGAAAACAGCAATGAATTTAAAGAAACAAGGCCGTTTTTTCAATCAGCTTTTAAAGTAGACGGAATCACAAATAAATACGCACGCGAATTCGGAACGACTATTTTTGTTTTTACCAAAGCCAAAGTCAACATCAATAAAAGGCTTGAACAGGAAATCAAAGAAGAAAAAAACTACGAAGATTAA
- a CDS encoding DUF4494 domain-containing protein: MSAIWYECKVKYRKTDETGGQKVLTEPYLVDAISYTEAEKRINEEMAAYISEEFKITNIKVANYAEIHPFENADRWFKSKVSLIAYDEESGKERKSNMYMLVQANDVREAFDNTIHVMKNTMGEYSIPAISESPIMDVFPYFSGEEEETEMLERFNALKASKPVKADEEIIDHMEFETVEE, encoded by the coding sequence ATGAGCGCAATTTGGTACGAATGCAAAGTAAAATATAGAAAAACAGATGAAACCGGAGGCCAAAAAGTTTTAACAGAACCTTATTTGGTAGATGCAATATCCTATACAGAAGCTGAAAAAAGAATTAATGAAGAAATGGCAGCTTATATTAGTGAAGAATTTAAAATCACCAATATAAAAGTGGCAAATTATGCTGAGATTCACCCTTTTGAAAATGCTGACCGCTGGTTTAAATCTAAAGTCTCTTTGATTGCTTATGATGAAGAAAGCGGAAAAGAAAGAAAATCAAACATGTATATGCTGGTTCAGGCAAATGATGTTAGAGAAGCTTTTGACAACACAATTCATGTCATGAAAAACACTATGGGCGAATATTCGATTCCTGCTATTTCAGAATCGCCAATTATGGATGTTTTCCCATATTTCAGCGGTGAAGAGGAAGAAACAGAAATGCTGGAAAGATTTAATGCGCTTAAAGCCTCAAAACCTGTAAAAGCAGACGAAGAAATAATAGACCACATGGAATTTGAAACCGTAGAGGAATAA